In Paenibacillus sp. FSL M7-0420, a single genomic region encodes these proteins:
- a CDS encoding amidohydrolase, whose amino-acid sequence MRPQHETEEALAARLTEVRRNLHREPELSNEEFRTTEKLRGWLSEAGIRVLDLPLKTGLIAEVGQGDGSIVAIRCDIDALPIEEQTGLPYASTIPGKMHACGHDFHTAVILGAASLLKQREHELPGKVRILFQPAEETGHGAEDVLASGGLSGVEAIFGLHNSPDLSNGAFGTRTGALTAGVDRFEITVQGVGAHAATPEKGVDTIVTAAQIITMLQTVVSRLNNTQEPVVLSVTRINGGFTWNVLPEKVELEGTVRTYNEEIRSSIPAQMTRIIEGIAAAAGAEAKLHWYPGPPATVNHGAWTDFTKEVAAQSGYEVHDIPPQMGGEDFAYYLQQIPGAFVNIGTGPNHALHHPRFDVDEAAILPAAKYFALLAEGALAKLKQQA is encoded by the coding sequence ATGAGACCACAGCATGAGACGGAAGAAGCACTGGCAGCCCGGCTGACCGAAGTGCGGAGGAACTTGCACCGTGAACCTGAGCTTAGCAATGAAGAGTTCAGAACGACAGAGAAGCTACGCGGGTGGCTGAGTGAAGCGGGGATACGGGTGCTGGATCTTCCTCTGAAGACCGGACTGATCGCAGAGGTGGGACAAGGTGACGGCAGCATAGTAGCGATCCGTTGCGATATCGATGCCCTGCCGATTGAGGAGCAGACGGGCCTGCCTTATGCCTCCACCATTCCGGGAAAAATGCACGCTTGCGGCCATGACTTCCACACCGCTGTGATCCTGGGCGCGGCCAGCCTGCTGAAGCAGCGTGAGCATGAACTGCCGGGCAAGGTCAGAATTCTGTTCCAGCCGGCTGAAGAGACGGGGCACGGTGCAGAGGATGTACTGGCATCCGGCGGGCTAAGCGGGGTAGAGGCCATCTTCGGATTACATAATTCACCGGACCTGTCTAACGGGGCGTTCGGTACCAGAACGGGAGCTTTAACGGCTGGAGTGGACCGCTTTGAGATTACGGTGCAAGGGGTCGGCGCTCACGCTGCTACACCGGAGAAAGGGGTAGACACCATTGTTACCGCCGCGCAGATCATTACGATGCTGCAAACCGTAGTCAGCCGCCTGAATAACACGCAGGAGCCGGTCGTGCTCAGTGTGACCCGGATCAACGGGGGCTTCACCTGGAATGTGCTGCCGGAGAAGGTGGAGCTGGAAGGTACAGTACGTACGTATAACGAAGAGATCCGCAGCAGCATCCCGGCCCAAATGACGCGGATCATCGAAGGGATTGCAGCCGCAGCCGGAGCAGAGGCGAAGCTGCACTGGTATCCCGGCCCGCCCGCTACGGTCAATCACGGTGCATGGACAGACTTCACCAAAGAGGTCGCGGCACAATCAGGCTATGAGGTACATGATATTCCGCCGCAGATGGGCGGAGAGGATTTCGCCTACTATTTGCAGCAGATCCCGGGTGCTTTTGTGAACATCGGCACCGGCCCGAACCATGCGCTGCATCATCCCCGCTTCGATGTCGATGAGGCGGCCATCCTGCCGGCAGCCAAGTATTTCGCTCTGCTGGCAGAGGGGGCACTGGCGAAGCTGAAGCAGCAGGCTTGA